From the genome of Phreatobacter cathodiphilus, one region includes:
- a CDS encoding dihydrodipicolinate reductase C-terminal domain-containing protein — MKGHALEALASGRHVVIGTSGLAAGDYAEIDAAAKAAGKGVIAAGNFSVTASLLKRFATMAARHVPDVEIIDYASAKKPDTPSGTGRELGEILSTIRGAPTSKPVDELGGIRETRGGAVNAGGIAVQVHSVRMPSFVLSAEAIFGLPDERLTIRHDAGSSAAPYVGGTLLAARRVGGSVGLTRGIDHLLD, encoded by the coding sequence GTGAAGGGCCATGCCCTCGAGGCGCTGGCGAGCGGCCGCCACGTCGTCATCGGCACGTCGGGCCTTGCGGCCGGGGATTATGCCGAGATCGACGCCGCCGCGAAGGCAGCGGGGAAGGGCGTCATCGCCGCCGGCAATTTCTCCGTCACCGCCTCGCTGCTGAAGCGCTTCGCCACCATGGCGGCGCGGCACGTGCCGGACGTCGAGATCATCGACTACGCCTCGGCCAAGAAGCCCGACACGCCCTCGGGCACGGGGCGCGAGCTCGGCGAAATCCTGTCGACGATCCGCGGCGCGCCGACCTCGAAGCCCGTCGACGAGCTCGGCGGCATCCGCGAGACGCGGGGCGGGGCGGTCAATGCCGGCGGGATCGCCGTCCAGGTCCATTCGGTTCGCATGCCCTCCTTCGTCCTCTCCGCCGAGGCGATCTTCGGCCTGCCGGACGAGCGGCTGACCATCCGCCACGACGCCGGCTCCTCGGCGGCCCCTTATGTCGGCGGAACGCTGCTGGCGGCGCGCCGGGTGGGCGGCTCCGTCGGCCTCACCCGCGGCATCGACCACCTGCTGGATTGA
- a CDS encoding tripartite tricarboxylate transporter substrate binding protein, which produces MPTLTRRGLAAAAILAPLAPAVARAQSWPSGTIRIVAPFPPGGSVDALARLAQPMLERSLGATVIVENRAGAGGSVGANAVAKAAPDGNTWLFVFDTHAVNPSLLPNMPFDSLKDLDPVMLIGTAPMVLVTHPSQSYRTLAEVIQAGKERAGGVPYGTIGNGSLGHLAMTLLARRAATGFNHIPYRGGGPLINDALGGHVPLSIASVAVLAAHLTAGTLRPIVQTGAQRAATLPEVPTVAESGFPGFEAEAWWGVFAPAGTPAPVVARFREALAGAFREPATAKQLTETQQIKLLATGPDELRTFFASQMKIWGDVVRENSIKAS; this is translated from the coding sequence ATGCCTACCCTGACGCGCCGCGGCCTCGCCGCGGCTGCCATCCTCGCGCCGCTCGCCCCTGCCGTGGCGCGAGCGCAGTCCTGGCCCTCCGGCACGATCCGGATCGTCGCGCCCTTTCCGCCCGGCGGCTCCGTCGATGCGCTGGCGCGGCTCGCCCAGCCGATGCTCGAGCGCAGCCTCGGGGCCACCGTGATCGTGGAGAACCGGGCAGGGGCCGGCGGCAGCGTTGGCGCCAATGCCGTGGCCAAGGCGGCACCCGACGGCAATACCTGGCTGTTCGTCTTCGACACCCATGCGGTGAATCCGTCGCTGCTGCCGAACATGCCTTTCGATTCCCTGAAGGACCTCGATCCGGTCATGCTGATCGGCACGGCGCCGATGGTGCTGGTCACCCATCCCTCGCAGTCCTACCGGACCCTCGCCGAGGTGATCCAGGCGGGCAAGGAGCGGGCAGGGGGCGTGCCCTACGGGACGATCGGCAACGGCAGCCTCGGTCATCTCGCCATGACGCTGCTCGCCCGTCGCGCCGCTACCGGCTTCAACCACATCCCCTATCGCGGCGGCGGCCCGCTCATCAACGACGCGCTCGGCGGTCACGTGCCTTTGTCCATCGCATCCGTCGCGGTTCTCGCCGCCCATCTCACGGCGGGCACGCTGCGGCCGATCGTCCAGACGGGCGCACAGAGGGCGGCGACGCTGCCCGAGGTGCCGACGGTGGCCGAGAGCGGCTTTCCCGGTTTCGAGGCCGAAGCCTGGTGGGGCGTCTTCGCACCCGCCGGCACGCCGGCGCCCGTCGTCGCGCGGTTCCGGGAGGCGCTGGCCGGCGCTTTCCGCGAGCCGGCCACGGCGAAACAGCTCACCGAGACCCAGCAGATCAAGCTGCTGGCGACGGGGCCGGACGAGCTCAGGACCTTCTTCGCGAGCCAGATGAAGATCTGGGGAGACGTGGTGCGGGAGAATTCGATCAAGGCGAGCTGA
- the lysM gene encoding peptidoglycan-binding protein LysM codes for MGFFDFVKSVGKKLVGASEAQAAPAPVLTQEVASHGFDTSKLQIGTSGNNVQLSGQVKSQEEAERIILALGNTVGVAQVDTSQLIVAAETPAAKFYTVKKGDTLWKIAETHYGKGADYPKIVAANNPPIVNPDLIQPGWVLRIP; via the coding sequence ATGGGATTCTTCGATTTCGTGAAGAGCGTCGGCAAGAAGCTGGTGGGCGCCAGCGAGGCGCAGGCGGCGCCGGCACCCGTCCTGACGCAGGAGGTGGCCAGCCACGGCTTCGACACGAGCAAGCTGCAGATCGGCACGTCCGGCAACAACGTGCAGCTCTCGGGCCAGGTGAAGTCGCAGGAGGAGGCCGAGCGCATCATCCTCGCCCTCGGCAACACGGTGGGGGTGGCGCAGGTCGACACCAGCCAGCTCATCGTGGCGGCGGAGACGCCGGCGGCCAAGTTCTACACGGTGAAGAAGGGCGACACGCTCTGGAAGATCGCCGAGACCCATTACGGCAAGGGCGCCGACTACCCGAAGATCGTCGCGGCCAACAATCCGCCGATCGTCAATCCGGATCTCATCCAGCCGGGTTGGGTGCTTCGCATTCCCTGA
- a CDS encoding LysR substrate-binding domain-containing protein has translation MSLSIRQLQIVHTVASSGSVTSAAQALGISQPAVSMMLRECSREAGFPMFVRKQGRLQPTAETRVLIAELERVFDGVDRIGRLIEDMGDTNVGSIQIAATATLANNILPAAVAAFQASRPRIQITIRTTDNPGVIQSVVRDEVDLGLALSPLAQHDARAIELCTADLVVVVNPTHPLADRAVVEAADLAPYPLISFSRSQPLGALVDQVFRQAQTPRRVAIEVNQSSVACALARAGAGVAVIDPFWLIDAREIGIVCLTFAPKTALSAQILMSRSSSLSRPARLFLATLRRTVQSLQAQGVLEGIGASPGAR, from the coding sequence ATGTCTCTCAGCATCCGCCAGTTGCAGATCGTCCATACCGTCGCGAGTTCGGGGTCGGTCACGTCGGCCGCCCAGGCCCTGGGCATCTCCCAGCCGGCGGTCAGCATGATGCTGCGCGAGTGTTCGCGGGAAGCCGGCTTCCCCATGTTCGTGCGCAAACAGGGGCGCCTGCAGCCGACCGCCGAGACGCGCGTCCTGATCGCCGAGCTGGAGCGCGTCTTCGACGGCGTCGATCGGATCGGCCGGCTGATCGAAGATATGGGCGATACCAATGTCGGCTCGATCCAGATCGCGGCGACCGCGACTTTGGCCAACAACATTCTGCCGGCGGCGGTCGCCGCGTTCCAGGCCTCGCGCCCCCGCATCCAGATCACCATCAGGACGACCGACAACCCCGGCGTCATCCAGAGTGTGGTGCGCGACGAGGTCGATCTCGGGCTGGCACTGTCGCCGCTCGCCCAGCACGACGCGCGCGCCATCGAGCTGTGCACCGCCGACCTCGTCGTCGTCGTCAACCCGACCCATCCGCTGGCGGACCGGGCCGTGGTCGAAGCGGCCGATCTCGCGCCCTATCCGCTGATTTCGTTCAGCCGCAGCCAGCCGCTCGGCGCCCTGGTCGACCAGGTCTTCCGTCAGGCGCAAACGCCGCGCCGGGTTGCGATCGAGGTCAACCAGTCGTCGGTCGCCTGCGCCCTCGCGCGCGCGGGAGCCGGCGTCGCGGTCATCGACCCCTTCTGGCTGATCGACGCACGCGAAATCGGGATCGTCTGCCTGACCTTCGCGCCGAAGACGGCGTTGAGCGCGCAGATCCTGATGTCGCGCAGTTCGTCGCTGTCGCGACCGGCGCGTCTGTTCCTCGCAACCCTACGGCGCACCGTTCAGTCCCTTCAGGCCCAAGGCGTTCTCGAAGGCATCGGGGCGAGCCCGGGTGCAAGATAG
- a CDS encoding LL-diaminopimelate aminotransferase: protein MTQPQFHRIRRLPPYVFEQVNKVKAAARAKGVDIIDLGMGNPDLPAPDHVIEKLKETIGKPRTDRYSASKGIPGLRRAQAAYYARRFGVKLDPDTQVIATLGSKEGFANMAQAITAPGDVVLCPNPSYPIHAFGFLMAGGVIRSVPATADEEYFRAMERAMQHSIPKPIAVVTCYPSNPTAQVADLDFYAELVRFAKKHDLIVLSDLAYAEVYFDDANPPPSILQVPGAFDVAVEFTSMSKTFSMAGWRIGFAVGNERLCAALARVKSYLDYGAYTPVQVAATAALNGPEDCIHEMRGTYRKRRDALVESFGKSGWDIPVPQASMFAWVPIPDQFKPLGSLEFAKLLVEKAEVAVAPGIGFGEHGDEYVRIAVVENEQRIRQAARNVKRFFDGAATTLHNVIPIAAAGR, encoded by the coding sequence ATGACCCAGCCCCAGTTCCACCGCATCCGCCGGCTGCCTCCCTACGTCTTCGAGCAGGTGAACAAGGTGAAGGCCGCCGCCCGCGCCAAGGGCGTCGACATCATCGACCTCGGCATGGGCAATCCGGACCTGCCGGCCCCCGACCACGTCATCGAGAAGCTGAAGGAGACGATCGGCAAGCCGCGCACCGACCGCTACTCGGCCTCCAAGGGCATTCCGGGGCTCCGGCGCGCCCAGGCGGCCTATTACGCCCGCCGCTTCGGCGTGAAGCTCGACCCGGACACCCAGGTCATCGCCACGCTCGGGTCCAAGGAAGGCTTCGCCAACATGGCGCAGGCGATCACCGCCCCGGGCGACGTCGTGCTCTGCCCCAATCCAAGCTATCCGATCCACGCCTTCGGCTTCCTGATGGCGGGCGGCGTCATCCGCTCGGTGCCGGCCACCGCCGACGAAGAGTATTTCCGCGCGATGGAGCGGGCCATGCAGCATTCCATCCCCAAGCCCATCGCCGTCGTCACCTGCTATCCCTCCAACCCGACGGCGCAGGTTGCCGATCTCGATTTCTATGCCGAACTCGTCCGCTTCGCGAAGAAGCACGATCTGATCGTGCTCTCCGACCTCGCCTATGCCGAGGTCTATTTCGACGACGCCAATCCGCCGCCCTCGATCCTGCAGGTGCCCGGCGCCTTCGACGTGGCGGTGGAGTTCACCTCCATGTCCAAGACCTTCTCCATGGCCGGCTGGCGCATCGGCTTCGCGGTCGGCAACGAGCGGCTCTGCGCCGCGCTGGCGCGGGTGAAGAGCTATCTCGACTACGGCGCCTATACGCCGGTGCAGGTGGCGGCGACCGCGGCCCTGAACGGGCCGGAGGACTGCATCCACGAGATGCGCGGCACCTATCGCAAGCGGCGCGACGCGCTGGTCGAGAGCTTCGGCAAGTCCGGCTGGGACATTCCCGTCCCGCAGGCCTCGATGTTCGCCTGGGTGCCGATTCCCGATCAGTTCAAGCCGCTGGGCTCGCTCGAATTCGCCAAGCTGCTGGTCGAGAAGGCCGAGGTCGCGGTGGCGCCCGGCATCGGCTTCGGCGAGCACGGCGACGAGTATGTGCGCATCGCCGTGGTCGAGAACGAGCAACGCATCCGCCAGGCGGCGCGCAACGTGAAACGCTTCTTCGACGGCGCGGCGACCACCCTCCACAACGTCATTCCTATCGCCGCCGCCGGCCGCTGA
- the recJ gene encoding single-stranded-DNA-specific exonuclease RecJ — protein sequence MERRRLFLGIETSALGRAWRDRLDEPGRAQALAIAQTHGLPDILARVLAGRGVTADTTEAFLDPTIREAMPDPSVLTDMDRAVERLAKAVLTGEQVAIFGDYDVDGAASSAVLALFLRAAGLDPFLHIPDRIFEGYGPNAEALRQLAGRGATLLVTLDCGTTSHQVLGEAGALGLDVVVCDHHQADETLPAVEAVVNPNRQDDLSGLGQLCAAGVTFMLVVALNRHLRGKGHWTTARPEPDLMGLVDLVALGTVADVVPLTGLNRAFVARGLVVMRRRENAGLRALMDVARLDGPPTPYHLGFLLGPRINAGGRIGDAALGLRLLMTEDTLEAGRLAADLDRLNRERQVVEMGTVAEAEAEALAALGPLEEGAAVVVTAGNGWHAGVVGLVASRLKERFKRPAFAIAFTGDTGTGSGRSLPGVDLGAAVRRAVASGILAKGGGHAMAAGITVQRERLAEFRAFLEAHLAEAVSRARREDMLLVDAATTAGALTTELVSMLDRAGPFGTGNPEPILALPSHTLVHVDELAGAHVRARLRSGDGKTVDAIAFRAAGQPLGQMLAANRGRPLHVAGCAAINRWQGQERVQFRMTDAAVPPGL from the coding sequence ATGGAGCGCCGCCGGCTGTTCCTCGGCATCGAAACATCGGCCCTCGGTCGCGCCTGGCGCGACCGGCTCGATGAACCGGGGCGCGCCCAGGCGCTTGCCATCGCCCAGACCCACGGCCTGCCGGACATCCTCGCCCGGGTGCTGGCGGGCCGGGGCGTCACCGCCGACACCACGGAGGCCTTCCTGGATCCGACGATCCGGGAGGCCATGCCCGATCCCTCCGTCCTCACCGACATGGACCGGGCGGTGGAGCGGCTCGCCAAAGCGGTGCTGACTGGCGAGCAGGTGGCGATCTTCGGCGATTACGACGTCGACGGTGCGGCCTCCTCGGCGGTGCTGGCGCTGTTCCTGCGGGCCGCCGGCCTCGACCCCTTCCTGCACATCCCCGACCGCATCTTCGAGGGCTACGGGCCCAATGCCGAGGCGCTGCGCCAACTCGCGGGCCGCGGCGCGACGCTGCTCGTCACCCTCGACTGCGGCACCACCAGCCACCAGGTGCTGGGGGAGGCGGGGGCTCTCGGTCTCGACGTCGTGGTCTGCGACCATCACCAGGCCGACGAGACGCTGCCGGCCGTCGAGGCCGTGGTGAACCCCAACCGCCAGGACGATCTCTCCGGGCTCGGCCAGCTCTGCGCCGCCGGCGTCACCTTCATGCTCGTCGTGGCGCTGAACCGCCACCTGCGCGGCAAGGGGCATTGGACGACGGCGCGGCCGGAGCCCGACCTGATGGGCCTCGTCGACCTCGTGGCGCTCGGCACGGTCGCCGACGTGGTGCCGCTCACCGGGCTCAACCGGGCCTTCGTGGCCCGCGGCCTCGTCGTCATGCGGCGGCGCGAGAATGCCGGCCTGCGCGCGCTGATGGACGTGGCGCGGCTGGACGGGCCGCCGACGCCCTACCACCTCGGATTCCTCCTCGGCCCCCGCATCAATGCCGGAGGACGAATCGGCGATGCGGCGCTGGGGCTCAGACTGCTGATGACGGAGGACACGCTGGAGGCCGGGCGCCTCGCCGCCGATCTCGACCGGCTGAACCGCGAGCGGCAGGTGGTGGAGATGGGCACGGTCGCGGAGGCCGAGGCCGAAGCGCTCGCCGCACTGGGGCCGCTGGAGGAGGGAGCCGCCGTCGTGGTGACCGCCGGCAACGGCTGGCACGCCGGGGTCGTGGGTCTCGTCGCCTCGCGGCTTAAGGAACGCTTCAAACGGCCCGCCTTCGCCATCGCCTTCACCGGCGACACGGGGACGGGGTCTGGCCGGTCGCTGCCGGGGGTCGATCTCGGCGCGGCGGTAAGACGGGCGGTCGCCTCCGGGATCCTCGCCAAGGGCGGCGGCCACGCCATGGCCGCCGGCATCACCGTGCAGCGGGAGCGGCTGGCCGAATTCCGCGCCTTCCTCGAGGCGCACCTCGCCGAGGCGGTGAGCCGGGCGCGGCGCGAGGACATGCTGCTCGTCGACGCGGCGACCACGGCGGGAGCGCTGACGACCGAGCTCGTCTCCATGCTCGACCGGGCAGGGCCCTTCGGCACCGGCAATCCCGAGCCCATCCTGGCGCTGCCCTCGCACACGCTGGTGCACGTCGACGAACTCGCCGGCGCCCATGTGCGGGCGCGGTTGCGCAGCGGGGACGGCAAGACGGTCGACGCCATCGCCTTCAGGGCCGCCGGCCAACCGCTGGGGCAGATGCTGGCGGCGAACCGCGGCCGCCCGCTTCACGTCGCGGGATGCGCCGCCATCAACCGCTGGCAAGGCCAGGAGCGGGTGCAGTTCCGCATGACCGACGCGGCCGTTCCGCCGGGCCTCTGA
- a CDS encoding homoserine dehydrogenase, translating into MQDVLKVGIAGLGTVGASVVRLIAKRDNRLAEAAGRPIRVTAVSARSRRKDRGIDLSGARWVDDPVSLAADPEIDVFVELMGGAEDPAKAAVETALGHGKAVVTANKALLAAHGPALAKKAEAKGVALNFEAAVAGGIPVIKTLRESLLGNTIERVYGILNGTCNYILTRMAEEGIAFEECLKDAQRLGYAEADPTFDVDGFDTAHKLSLLTSLAFGTLVDTKGISIEGIRSIKPVDLRMAEELGYRVKLLGVAQRTADGVEQRVHPTFIPKDEAIAQVNGVLNAVAIDADAVDLTLVGPGAGGDATASAVIADIVDVARGHRTAPFIRPVSALTKPSRAPMTRHEGGYYIRLEVVDKPGTAARIASRMAQNNISLESIVQRRAGPVRGGTDPAAAAAPAPVVLITYATTEAAVRRALKAMDTDGILLGAPQVIRIERN; encoded by the coding sequence ATGCAGGACGTCTTGAAAGTCGGGATCGCCGGCCTCGGCACGGTCGGGGCCTCGGTCGTCCGGCTCATCGCCAAGCGCGACAATCGCCTGGCGGAAGCCGCCGGCCGTCCGATCCGCGTCACCGCCGTCTCCGCCCGCTCGCGCAGGAAGGACCGCGGCATCGACCTCTCCGGCGCGCGCTGGGTGGACGATCCCGTCAGCCTCGCCGCCGATCCGGAGATCGACGTCTTCGTCGAGCTGATGGGCGGCGCCGAGGATCCGGCCAAGGCGGCGGTGGAGACGGCTCTCGGCCACGGCAAGGCGGTGGTCACCGCCAACAAGGCGCTGCTCGCCGCCCACGGGCCGGCCCTGGCCAAGAAGGCCGAGGCCAAGGGCGTGGCGCTCAATTTCGAGGCGGCGGTGGCCGGCGGCATCCCCGTCATCAAGACCCTCAGGGAAAGCCTGCTCGGCAACACGATCGAGCGCGTCTATGGCATCCTCAACGGCACCTGCAACTACATCCTCACCCGCATGGCGGAGGAGGGCATCGCCTTCGAGGAGTGCCTGAAGGACGCCCAGCGCCTGGGGTATGCGGAGGCCGATCCGACCTTCGACGTGGACGGCTTCGACACCGCCCACAAGCTCTCGCTCCTCACCAGCCTCGCCTTCGGCACGCTGGTCGACACCAAGGGCATCTCCATCGAGGGCATCCGCTCGATCAAGCCGGTGGACCTGCGCATGGCCGAGGAGCTCGGCTACCGGGTGAAACTGCTGGGCGTCGCCCAGCGCACCGCCGACGGCGTCGAGCAGCGCGTGCACCCGACCTTCATCCCCAAGGACGAGGCCATCGCCCAGGTCAACGGCGTGCTCAACGCCGTGGCCATCGACGCCGACGCCGTGGACCTCACCCTGGTCGGCCCGGGGGCCGGCGGCGACGCCACCGCCTCCGCCGTCATCGCCGACATCGTCGACGTGGCGCGTGGGCACCGCACGGCGCCCTTCATCCGCCCGGTCTCCGCCTTGACGAAGCCCAGCCGGGCGCCGATGACCCGGCACGAGGGCGGCTACTACATCCGCCTCGAAGTGGTGGACAAGCCGGGCACGGCGGCGCGCATCGCCTCGCGCATGGCGCAGAACAACATCTCGCTGGAATCGATCGTGCAGCGCCGGGCAGGCCCCGTGCGCGGCGGCACCGATCCGGCCGCGGCTGCGGCGCCCGCGCCGGTCGTGCTCATTACCTACGCGACGACGGAGGCCGCCGTGCGGCGCGCCCTCAAGGCCATGGACACGGACGGAATCCTCCTGGGCGCCCCCCAGGTCATCCGCATCGAACGCAACTGA
- the glpX gene encoding class II fructose-bisphosphatase — MAEQGLSIPKNLVIERVLSMELVRVTERAAVASARLRGRGNEKAADQAAVDAMRRELNKLPIDGTVVIGEGERDEAPMLYIGEEVGTKKGPKVDIALDPLEGTTLCAKDMPGSIAVIAMAEHGSLLNAPDVYMDKIAVGPGYPKGVVDLDASPVDNIHAIAKAKGVKPNEITALIMDRPRHAKLIEAVRGTGAAIRLITDGDVAGVIHTANALETGIDIYLGIGGAPEGVLAAAALRCVGGQMQGRLILDTEAKVERARKMGVKDPNKKYAMEEMASGDVIVSATGVTDGALLKGVVFGPELITTETIVYRSTTGTVRRIFGEHRQLEKFHLD, encoded by the coding sequence ATGGCCGAGCAAGGGCTTTCCATCCCCAAGAACCTCGTCATCGAGCGGGTCCTCTCCATGGAACTCGTCCGGGTGACGGAGCGGGCGGCGGTGGCCTCTGCGCGCCTGCGCGGCCGGGGCAACGAGAAGGCGGCCGACCAGGCCGCCGTCGACGCCATGCGGCGCGAGCTGAACAAGCTGCCGATCGACGGCACGGTGGTGATCGGCGAGGGCGAGCGCGACGAGGCGCCGATGCTCTATATCGGCGAGGAGGTCGGCACCAAGAAGGGGCCGAAGGTCGACATCGCCCTCGACCCGCTGGAGGGCACCACCCTCTGCGCCAAGGACATGCCGGGTTCGATCGCCGTCATCGCCATGGCCGAGCACGGCTCGCTGCTCAACGCGCCCGACGTCTACATGGACAAGATCGCCGTCGGCCCGGGCTATCCGAAGGGGGTCGTCGACCTCGACGCCTCGCCGGTCGACAACATCCACGCCATCGCGAAGGCCAAGGGCGTGAAGCCCAACGAGATCACCGCGCTGATCATGGACCGGCCGCGCCACGCCAAGCTGATCGAGGCCGTGCGCGGCACCGGCGCCGCCATCCGTCTCATCACCGACGGCGACGTCGCCGGCGTCATCCACACCGCCAATGCGCTGGAGACCGGCATCGACATCTATCTCGGCATCGGCGGCGCGCCCGAGGGCGTGCTGGCGGCGGCGGCGCTGCGCTGCGTCGGCGGCCAGATGCAGGGCCGCCTGATCCTCGACACCGAGGCCAAGGTCGAGCGCGCCCGCAAGATGGGCGTGAAGGACCCGAACAAGAAGTATGCGATGGAGGAGATGGCCTCCGGCGACGTGATCGTCTCGGCGACCGGCGTCACCGACGGCGCGCTGCTCAAGGGCGTGGTCTTCGGCCCCGAGCTGATCACCACCGAGACCATCGTGTACCGGTCGACCACCGGCACCGTGCGGCGGATCTTCGGCGAGCATCGCCAGCTCGAGAAATTCCATCTCGACTGA